The genomic segment GCGGACGGCGCTCGCCGTATCCCGCGCGCTGGAGAAGGATGCAATGAACCCGTTCTGCCGCGCGCTCTTCACGCACGCGCTCAAGGGCCGAATGGAGCAGAAGGCGGCGCCACAACCGGCGACGCCGTCGGGGCTGGTCACGCCGTGAGCGAGCAGCAGCGCAATCCGCTTCCCACCACCGACGCGATCATCGCCGGAACGGATGGCCGCATCGTCCTCATCCTGCGCAGGAACGAGCCGCGAGGCTGGGCCATCCCCGGCGGCTTCGTCGACTGGGGCGAGGAGGTTGGGGTCGCCTGCCGGCGCGAGGCCCGGGAGGAAACCGGCCTCGAAGTCGAGCTGGTCGCGCAGCTGTTCACCTACTCGGACCCGCGGCGGGATCCGCGCAAGCACACCATTTCCACCGTGTATGCCTGCAGGGCAAAAGCAGGCACGGATCTGGTGGCGGGCGACGACGCAGCCGATGCGCGATGGTTCAGCGAAGCGGAGGTACCTTGGCGGGAGCTCTGCTTCGATCACGCGGAAATCCTGCGCGACTACTTCCGCTGGGTCCGCACCGGCGAACGCCGCCGAATCTAGCGTAGGTACAGTCTCGAGCCATGGCCGCAAAGCCGCACCTCCGGTGCGTAGCGGCTAGCGCGACCGTTCGTTGCCGGTCGGAGGCGGAACGGACAGCGTAGAGGGGCGGGCGAGGGTGCGGGACGCGGCGTCCGCCTGCTGCCATTTGTTGTAGAGGTCGACGGCGTTGGAGCGTCGCTGCGCGACTTCCTTCAGGAGATTTGCCTCGTTGGCCTGCGCCGCCGCCACGCGGTGATCGACGTCGCCAGCGTTGACCGAGCCGGCTTCAGGCGCGTTGCCCGCCTTCATTGCCCGGTACTTCGTCTGCTCGGTCAGGGTCTGGGTGGTGATGACGTGGGACTCGGCGACGCGCCGCTCCGCCTCCGCGACGCCGATCATCTGCTGCAGGTACTGGAGCTTGAGGTCGGTGGCCTTGAGCCGGTCCTGGGAACCGGCGATCTCCTGATCGATCTCGGCCATCTGGTCCTTGCTGGCGTATTGCCTCTTGAGCAGGTCCTTTTCCGCCTGCGCGCGCTTCAGTTGCGCCTCGGAGACGGAGCGCTCGCTGCGGGCCACTTCCAGCCTCGCGCGGCCATCGGCTTCGCTTGCGCGGGCGCGGGCGAGAGCATCGCGGGCGCGGCCTTCCTCGACGCGCGCTTCGTCCACCGGCTCCATCTGCGCCTCGTTGAGGCGAGCGAGGCCGGAGTCGTCGACCCTGGCGGCGGGCTTCTGCGAGGAGCATGCCGCCGCGAGAACCGAGCCACAGACTGCGATCAGCGTTCTGCGCATACGGACCCCTTGGCAAGTCGGCACTTCAACGTAGTGCCTGCGCGCGGGTGGAGCATGGGCTATGCTGCCGCGCTTCATGGCCATCGTCGTCGCCGTCGTGGGCCTCGGCCTGCTCATTGCCGCCCACGAAGCAGGGCATCTGCTGCTCGCCCGCCTGATGGGCATGCGGGTGGAAACGTACTCGCTCGGTTTCGGCCCGCGCATCTGGGGGTTTCGCCATGGCGAGACCGACTACAGGCTGAGTGCCCTGCCGCTCGGCGGATACTGCAAGATCGCGGGTTTCACCCCGGACGATCCCGCTGCGCAGGATCCGAACGACACCGGTTCCTACATGAACAAGCCCGCCTGGCGACGCTTCCTGGTGATCGCCGCGGGCCCCGGCGTCAACTACTTCGTCGCCTTCCTGATCATCGCCGTCCTCTACGCCAGCAACGGCTTTCTGGATCTGACCACCAGCCGCATTGAGGTGGTCCCCGGCGGCCCGGCGGCCGCGGCGGGACTTCAGACGGGCGACCAGGTGGTGGCGGTCGACGGCGCCAAAGTGAACTCGTTCGAGGACCTCCGGCGCGAGCTGCAGAAGCCAGGCGCCGGGCCCGAGCGGCGGATCGACGTGCTGCGGCAGGGTATGCCACAGTCGTTCACGGTACGGCCTCGGAACGGCACCATCTCGGTCAAGCTCGATCGGGTGATGGTGCGGCTACCTGTCTCGGAAGCCGTACCGCGGGCGCTGCACGACGTCTGGGCCCTGAATGCGGCGACGGTCGGAGCGCTCTGGGACGCCGTGCGGGGGAAGGGAAGCGCTTCGCTCGCCGGCCCCATCGCCATCGTCCGCCAGGCGAGCGCGGAGGTGCGGCGCGGCGTCGCCGACTTCGCCAGCATCCTGGCGAACATCTCGGTGGGCCTGGCCCTCTTCAACTTCCTTCCCGTGCCGGCGCTCGATGGAGGGAGGCTGGTCTTCCTCGGCGTCGAGCTCGTGACCCGGCGCAAGGTGAACGCCCGGTTCG from the Deltaproteobacteria bacterium genome contains:
- a CDS encoding PDZ domain-containing protein; its protein translation is MLPRFMAIVVAVVGLGLLIAAHEAGHLLLARLMGMRVETYSLGFGPRIWGFRHGETDYRLSALPLGGYCKIAGFTPDDPAAQDPNDTGSYMNKPAWRRFLVIAAGPGVNYFVAFLIIAVLYASNGFLDLTTSRIEVVPGGPAAAAGLQTGDQVVAVDGAKVNSFEDLRRELQKPGAGPERRIDVLRQGMPQSFTVRPRNGTISVKLDRVMVRLPVSEAVPRALHDVWALNAATVGALWDAVRGKGSASLAGPIAIVRQASAEVRRGVADFASILANISVGLALFNFLPVPALDGGRLVFLGVELVTRRKVNARFESVVHVVGLLLLLGLLLTVVVFGDLQLGKRLFARGG